A single genomic interval of Alteromonas sp. CI.11.F.A3 harbors:
- a CDS encoding histidine kinase, with product MRGATGRIQVTSKASQMELNDASELSDALLSLPALTSSPQNTVNTCLQRAKLTLSFAQAHPAIPLALQKCTSDIDTLTRHMLNLALFGKLNNYNDHFLQHIIAAHLATYYLVASNLASSNLAKKSKDEAISQKKALFAFINDHHLTMWRQIIALQKVLFSSQSIKHVGEAKLTSLQRISLITSVFSYCSETHSRSSLLAFIAQRVPTMQRTFLHPIASLISIPSPGASVYVKAHPAIVIDIQKQHALVHSPSRDEDEKILWVERTALLAPKDLYLSFEAFTGQYQACENARSVKGEQPFLPATFPIQRPPSALIAIIDELQKTDVDVPSLCQKVEKVPSFQQFLLSTASLDNRLKLTVTSLKQAILTYGLERVGDMLVQHALIERLTQHQYPLLAISKQFTSLACGTAAQLASITKTKFTPQSAALVTTFLCAPLFTLPGLKVATKLPVSQKDYFQIDKAFKVKGVSSWHAISGELAGNWHQSATWRAVIHQSGRRHAEVAASLKKEHAILQLAFGLAREYLFPLDARDAATDNTFDTLVRSINLKREDIRNVMERLGEYLFCPLNLH from the coding sequence TTGCGTGGGGCGACGGGGCGTATTCAAGTTACCAGCAAAGCTAGCCAAATGGAGCTCAATGATGCTTCTGAGCTTTCGGACGCTCTGCTTTCGCTACCTGCACTGACTTCATCGCCTCAAAACACTGTTAACACTTGTCTTCAGAGAGCTAAGCTTACACTTTCATTTGCTCAAGCCCACCCCGCCATTCCTTTAGCCCTTCAAAAATGTACGAGTGATATTGATACTCTCACCCGGCATATGTTGAACCTAGCACTGTTTGGCAAGCTCAATAACTATAACGACCACTTTTTACAGCATATTATTGCGGCTCACTTGGCTACGTACTATTTAGTCGCTTCTAATCTGGCTTCTTCTAATTTAGCTAAGAAATCGAAAGATGAGGCAATCAGTCAGAAAAAAGCACTGTTTGCGTTCATCAACGACCATCATCTCACCATGTGGCGACAAATTATTGCGTTGCAAAAAGTGCTTTTCAGCTCACAATCAATAAAGCATGTCGGCGAAGCAAAATTAACATCTTTGCAGCGCATAAGTTTGATAACCAGTGTGTTCTCCTATTGTTCTGAAACCCACTCAAGGTCGAGCCTTCTGGCGTTTATCGCTCAGCGTGTACCTACAATGCAGCGAACTTTCCTGCATCCTATTGCATCACTCATTTCAATACCTTCGCCTGGGGCTAGCGTGTACGTAAAAGCGCACCCCGCCATTGTAATTGATATACAAAAACAGCATGCGCTTGTGCATTCACCTAGTAGAGACGAAGACGAGAAAATACTATGGGTTGAACGCACTGCACTTTTGGCCCCCAAAGACCTGTACCTGAGTTTTGAAGCATTCACTGGTCAATATCAAGCATGTGAGAATGCCCGAAGCGTGAAAGGAGAGCAGCCTTTTTTACCCGCCACTTTCCCTATTCAGCGCCCTCCCTCTGCCCTAATAGCGATTATTGACGAATTACAAAAAACTGATGTGGATGTACCTAGTTTATGTCAGAAGGTAGAGAAGGTACCCAGCTTCCAGCAATTCTTGCTTTCCACTGCAAGCTTAGACAATCGCCTTAAGCTCACCGTAACAAGCCTTAAACAAGCGATACTAACCTATGGTTTGGAAAGAGTGGGCGATATGCTGGTACAACATGCTTTGATAGAACGCTTAACCCAACACCAATATCCGTTGCTTGCCATCAGCAAACAATTTACCTCTTTGGCGTGTGGTACTGCGGCGCAGTTAGCATCAATAACAAAAACCAAATTTACTCCTCAATCTGCCGCGCTAGTAACCACATTTTTATGTGCGCCCTTATTCACGCTGCCAGGATTAAAAGTCGCGACGAAACTACCGGTTAGTCAAAAAGACTACTTTCAGATAGATAAAGCCTTCAAGGTTAAAGGCGTTTCTTCATGGCACGCTATTTCAGGTGAACTTGCTGGAAATTGGCACCAAAGTGCAACATGGCGAGCGGTAATTCATCAGTCAGGCAGACGACACGCAGAGGTAGCCGCGTCTTTGAAAAAGGAACACGCTATTTTACAACTCGCTTTTGGCCTTGCCAGAGAGTATTTGTTCCCGTTAGATGCACGAGATGCAGCCACAGATAATACCTTCGACACCTTAGTAAGAAGCATTAACTTGAAAAGAGAAGATATCCGCAACGTGATGGAAAGACTTGGCGAATATCTGTTTTGCCCACTTAATTTGCACTAG
- a CDS encoding isocitrate dehydrogenase, whose product MTQQHITVIRGDGIGPDIIDATTKILDKVGCDFAYDYADAGLVALEEHGELLPQATLDLIAKNKVALKGPLTTPVGEGFTSINVSLRKQFKLYANLRPVISFKGTKARYEDIDIITVRENTQGMYSGLGQVVSEDGNEAEAMSKITRDGAEKIVTFAYELARREGRKKVTAVHKANILKSTSGLFLKVAREVGERYPDIESTEMIVDNTCMQLVMNPHQFDVIVTTNLFGDILSDLCAGLVGGLGMAPGANIGEDCAIFEAVHGSAPDIAGKNLANPTSVILAAAQMLEYLNMGDKAEKIRSALKDVIETGDRTTRDLGGEAGTNEFTQALIDRL is encoded by the coding sequence ATGACTCAGCAACACATTACAGTCATTCGCGGTGACGGCATTGGCCCAGACATTATTGATGCAACCACTAAAATTTTAGATAAAGTTGGCTGTGATTTTGCCTATGACTACGCAGATGCAGGCTTAGTTGCCCTTGAAGAGCATGGTGAACTTCTGCCACAAGCAACACTTGACCTTATTGCTAAAAACAAAGTTGCACTTAAAGGCCCACTAACTACACCAGTTGGCGAAGGTTTCACATCAATTAACGTTAGCTTGCGTAAGCAATTTAAACTTTACGCAAACTTACGTCCTGTGATCTCGTTCAAAGGCACTAAAGCGCGTTACGAAGATATCGATATCATTACCGTGCGTGAAAACACTCAAGGTATGTATTCAGGCCTTGGACAAGTGGTTTCTGAAGACGGTAACGAAGCTGAAGCAATGAGTAAAATTACTCGTGACGGCGCTGAAAAAATCGTTACTTTCGCTTACGAATTAGCGCGTCGCGAAGGCCGTAAGAAGGTTACCGCAGTGCACAAAGCTAACATCTTGAAGTCAACTTCAGGTTTGTTTTTGAAAGTGGCTCGAGAAGTGGGCGAACGCTACCCAGATATCGAATCTACAGAAATGATTGTAGACAACACGTGCATGCAGTTAGTAATGAACCCACACCAGTTCGACGTGATTGTTACCACTAACTTATTCGGTGATATCCTTTCTGACTTATGTGCTGGCCTTGTTGGCGGCCTTGGTATGGCTCCTGGCGCTAACATCGGCGAAGACTGTGCTATTTTCGAAGCTGTTCACGGCTCTGCTCCTGATATTGCTGGTAAGAACTTGGCTAACCCAACATCTGTTATTCTTGCTGCAGCTCAAATGCTTGAATACTTGAACATGGGTGATAAAGCAGAAAAAATTCGTAGCGCATTAAAAGACGTTATTGAAACTGGTGACCGCACTACTCGCGACCTTGGTGGTGAAGCCGGTACAAATGAATTTACTCAAGCGTTGATTGACCGCCTTTAA